In Leptospira fletcheri, the genomic window AACCACCCTCTGGATTGTCCCGTCTGCGATAAGGCAGGTGAATGCCAACTCCAGGACAATTCCTTTAACTCAGGAAAGGGAAACTCCAGATTTACTTTAGAAAAACGCAATATTCCTCAAGAAGAGATCGGAACCAATCTGATCATTAATCACAATCGTTGCATCGTCTGCTATCGGTGTGTGCGATTCGAAGAGGAAATGATCGGGGAATCCAATCTCGGTCTTTTCGAGCGAGGCCATCATTCCATTATAGGTTTGGCCAAAGAGGAACCCATCTCTCATAATTACCAGGGAGCGCTCGCGGATATTTGTCCTGTCGGAGCTCTGTTGAACGATAAGACATTATTCAAATCCAGGGTTTGGTGGTACAAATCCGAGGAATCGGTTTGCCCCGGTTGTAGTACCGGATGTAAAACGTATACGAACGTACGGGACAATAAGATGTACCGGTATATGCCCAGGGTCGATGAAGAAAAGGACCAATATTTCCTCTGTGATAAGGGTCGCTTCGACGTAGAATGGTTGAATTCGAATCGTCTTTTCGCTTATTATAAGAATGGGGCCGTGAGTACAGGATCGGAAGTACTCGAAGAAATCGCGCTTTCGATTTCGAAGGCCGTGAAGATCGCGGTGTTAGGAGGGGCACAGGAATCCAACGAGAATCTGCAATCCATTCGATCCTCGTTGGAAAAATTCGGAGTCCCTATCGTAATGGAAGCGAGAGTTTCGGACGCCCAATACAAGGAACCGGAACAGGTGGATTTTCTTTTGACTTCGGATGAAAGACCGAATACGAAGGGAGCCGTCGAGGCGAAATTCGTTTCGAACGCCGGTGTGACGGCTTTACGCGAGTCGATTTCAAAAGGGGAATTCGATTTGGTTTTTGTGATTAAGGAAGACGCAGAATCGGTATTGAATGGAATAAAACCGAAGACTCTTATAGTACTGGATACGAATCTGAATACGAGTGTTTCCAAAGCATCTTTCGGAATTCCGGTCAAGGCGTATTCGGAACAGTCCGGTTCCTTTACGAATAAAAACGGTTGGAAACAGAACTTTAAAAA contains:
- a CDS encoding 2Fe-2S iron-sulfur cluster-binding protein; translated protein: MVKIKIDGIEYEVDEKKNLISAAKDVGVDIPFFCFHPKLSVVGMCRMCLIEIEGIPRLQVACNTKVAEGLSIVTNSPRVKEAREGTMEFLLANHPLDCPVCDKAGECQLQDNSFNSGKGNSRFTLEKRNIPQEEIGTNLIINHNRCIVCYRCVRFEEEMIGESNLGLFERGHHSIIGLAKEEPISHNYQGALADICPVGALLNDKTLFKSRVWWYKSEESVCPGCSTGCKTYTNVRDNKMYRYMPRVDEEKDQYFLCDKGRFDVEWLNSNRLFAYYKNGAVSTGSEVLEEIALSISKAVKIAVLGGAQESNENLQSIRSSLEKFGVPIVMEARVSDAQYKEPEQVDFLLTSDERPNTKGAVEAKFVSNAGVTALRESISKGEFDLVFVIKEDAESVLNGIKPKTLIVLDTNLNTSVSKASFGIPVKAYSEQSGSFTNKNGWKQNFKKSMEPPKGLLSSGEFFEEILNRVSELRSGKEAVVGNR